A genomic region of Phenylobacterium parvum contains the following coding sequences:
- the bla gene encoding subclass B3 metallo-beta-lactamase, translated as MRLALLTGLLAAGAAIAAPTSPPEWSAPTDPFRVADNLYYVGTAGISAWLITTPKGHIVIDGAMPTSAPLIQSSIRRLGFQPKDVKILLNTHAHFDHTGGLADLKRDTGARLLANPADRKALETGTYPGWEENRGLDFAPVKVDGDLKDGQPVRLGDAVLTPRFTPGHSPGCTTWTFQVKDKGQPLNALLYCSTSVAANRLVSRERGPQYPGIVGDYRRSFALLKTFRADVFLAPHAEQFGLPEKRARLKAGGANPFVDPGELARRVAASEADFNRELARQEARAK; from the coding sequence ATGAGACTCGCCCTGCTCACCGGCCTGCTGGCCGCCGGCGCCGCCATCGCCGCGCCCACAAGCCCGCCGGAGTGGAGCGCCCCGACCGATCCCTTCCGGGTGGCCGACAACCTCTACTACGTGGGTACGGCGGGGATCTCGGCCTGGCTCATCACAACGCCCAAGGGGCACATCGTGATCGACGGGGCCATGCCGACGAGCGCGCCCCTGATCCAGTCCAGCATCCGCCGGCTCGGCTTCCAGCCGAAGGACGTGAAGATCCTCCTGAACACCCACGCCCACTTCGACCACACGGGCGGGCTGGCCGACCTCAAGCGCGACACCGGCGCCCGCCTGCTCGCCAATCCCGCTGACCGGAAGGCCCTGGAGACCGGGACCTATCCGGGCTGGGAAGAGAACCGCGGACTCGACTTCGCCCCCGTCAAGGTCGATGGCGACCTCAAGGATGGGCAGCCTGTCCGCCTCGGCGACGCAGTCCTGACTCCCCGCTTCACCCCGGGCCATTCCCCCGGCTGCACCACCTGGACCTTCCAGGTGAAGGACAAGGGCCAACCTCTGAACGCACTTCTCTACTGCTCCACCTCGGTGGCGGCCAACCGGCTTGTCTCGCGCGAGCGAGGGCCACAATACCCAGGTATTGTCGGGGACTACCGCCGGAGCTTCGCCCTGCTGAAGACCTTCAGGGCCGATGTCTTCCTGGCGCCCCACGCCGAGCAGTTCGGACTTCCGGAAAAGCGCGCGCGGCTGAAGGCGGGCGGCGCCAACCCCTTCGTTGACCCTGGCGAACTGGCCCGTCGGGTCGCCGCCAGCGAGGCCGACTTCAACCGTGAACTGGCCCGCCAGGAGGCCCGAGCGAAATGA
- a CDS encoding homocysteine S-methyltransferase family protein, which produces MTRAERIAALKAASRERILVLDGSWGVMIQKRGLDEADYRGDRFAGHPGQLKGNNDLLCITRPDIITELHDAYFGAGADISETNTFSATTIAQADYGLEAAVRDINLEGARLARASADRWTAAEPHKPRFVAGSIGPLNKMLSMSPDVNDPGARSVTFKEVYQAYREQVIALNEGGVDLYLVETITDTLNCKAAIKAILDLEDEGYEPLPIWISGTITDRSGRTLSGQTVEAFWNSVRHARPFAIGLNCALGADLMRPHIAELSRVADTLVSAYPNAGLPNAMGEYDEQPHETGHSLHQWAEDGIVNIVGGCCGTTPEHIAHVARAVQGLSPRKPAERPRAMRLSGLEPLELS; this is translated from the coding sequence ATGACCCGCGCAGAGCGCATCGCCGCCCTCAAGGCCGCCTCCCGGGAGCGCATCCTGGTCCTCGACGGCTCCTGGGGCGTCATGATCCAGAAGCGCGGCCTCGACGAGGCTGACTACCGGGGCGACCGCTTCGCCGGCCATCCCGGCCAGCTGAAGGGCAACAACGACCTCCTCTGCATCACCCGTCCGGACATCATCACCGAGCTGCACGACGCCTATTTCGGCGCCGGGGCGGACATCTCCGAGACCAATACCTTCTCGGCCACCACCATCGCCCAGGCGGACTACGGCCTGGAGGCAGCGGTGCGGGACATCAACCTGGAGGGCGCCCGCCTGGCGCGGGCCTCCGCCGACCGCTGGACCGCCGCCGAGCCGCACAAGCCCCGCTTTGTGGCCGGCTCCATCGGGCCGCTGAACAAGATGCTGTCCATGTCGCCGGACGTGAACGACCCCGGCGCCCGCTCGGTCACCTTCAAGGAGGTCTACCAGGCCTATCGCGAGCAGGTCATCGCCCTGAACGAGGGCGGGGTCGACCTCTACCTGGTCGAGACCATCACCGACACGCTGAACTGCAAGGCGGCCATCAAGGCCATCCTGGACCTCGAGGACGAGGGCTACGAGCCCCTGCCGATCTGGATCTCGGGCACCATCACGGACCGGTCGGGGCGCACCCTCTCCGGCCAGACCGTCGAGGCTTTCTGGAACTCCGTCCGCCACGCCCGGCCCTTCGCCATTGGCCTGAACTGCGCCCTGGGCGCGGACCTGATGCGCCCCCACATCGCCGAGTTGTCCCGGGTGGCCGACACCCTGGTCAGCGCCTATCCCAACGCGGGCCTGCCCAACGCCATGGGCGAGTATGACGAGCAGCCCCACGAGACCGGGCACTCGCTGCACCAGTGGGCCGAGGACGGCATCGTCAACATCGTCGGCGGCTGCTGCGGCACGACGCCGGAGCACATCGCCCACGTGGCCCGGGCGGTGCAGGGCCTCAGCCCGCGCAAGCCAGCCGAGCGCCCGCGCGCCATGCGCCTGTCCGGGCTGGAGCCCCTGGAGCTGTCATGA